In Pseudoliparis swirei isolate HS2019 ecotype Mariana Trench chromosome 22, NWPU_hadal_v1, whole genome shotgun sequence, the DNA window GTCACATCTCAAAATATTAATAGCCATCATTAATTAGTTCTCTTGTAAACCAGTAAATGGGCATTCAATCTAAGGCTTTAATGTAGTCAGCTGACTTCTAATTCGAGCTGTTTAACCGGCTCCAGTCTGCCCTGTGTTTTCTGTCTCGACTGCGCTTTGGGTGTGTggaagcaggtgtgtgtgtgacgctgcCGCCCTGAAGCACCtcctcacacgtgtgtgtgtcttaaagcTTTTTGTTGAGCCCATAGTGCATAATGAGATGCGACATGTTCCACCGCACATAAAACGCAGGCAAACATGGCCTCTCATTACactttacaaaatatatattgtttatgaaATCATCATAGAAAGGTTTCCGTTTGTGTCTGACACTTCTTTTTTCGTCTTTCTCCACTCCCCCTCCCTCGCTCTCAGTGCTGATGGGGTGTACGAGGTGTCATTCTACTCCAACGCGGTGGTCTCCCACGACGGCAGTATCTTCTGGTTGCCCCCGGCCATCTACAAGTCCGCCTGCAAGATCGAGGTCAAGCACTTCCCCTTCGACCAGCAGAACTGCACGCTGCGCTTCCGCTCCTGGACCTATGACCGCACAGAGATCGATCTGGTTCTCCGTGCCGACGTGGCCAGCATGGACGACTTCACGCCCAGCGGCGAGTGGGACATCATCGCCCTGCCGGGCCGACGGAACGAGAACCCGGCTGACCCCACCTACGTGGACATCACGTACGACTTCATCATTCGCCGGAAGCCACTTTTTTACACCATCAACCTCATCATCCCGTGTGTGCTCATCACCTCGCTGGCAATCCTGGTCTTCTACCTGCCCTCCGACTGCGGAGAGAAGATGACGCTCTGCATCTCCGTGCTGCTGGCCCTCACCGTGTTCCTGCTGCTGATCTCAAAGATCGTGCCCCCCACGTCACTCGACGTCCCCCTCGTGGGGAAGTACCTGATGTTCACCATGGTCCTCGTCACGTTTTCCATcgtcaccagtgtgtgtgtgctcaacgTGCACCACCGCTCGCCGACCACACACACCATGCCCCCCTGGGTTAAACTGGTGTTCCTCAACAAGCTTCCTGCCTTGCTCTGCATGCGCCAGCCCAGGAACAGCTGCGAGCGCCAGCGGCTGCGCCAGAGAAGGAGGGCCCAGGAGCGGAAGGAGGGTGGGCGCGGCGGGGAGGCGGGGGCGCTGATGGTGGGGCTCGGGATGGGCAACGCGAGTGGGAATGGAGATGGGACCTCCACAGGGGTGTTCAGCAAGGAGGACAATGACCCCTGTACCTGCTATGTGAACCGGGCGTCTGTGAAACAGTTCGGAGGGGATCTGGTGGGAGCAGGTGGGGGGTCCATAGATGGTCTGAACAGGGTGAGGGAGGGCCGGGAAGGGGGCTCTGGAAACCTGCCACGGGGGAAGCCAGCAGCAGGGGGTCCTGCTTTGACTCAGGCTCTGCTGGCTCAAGCCTGTCCGGGTTTTGATGAGGCTGTGGAAGGAGTTCGCTTCATCGCCAATCACATGAAGAGTGAGGACGATGATCAGAGTGTGAGTATTAGATCGACTGATGTTCACACCATTATATTTAGAATCTCTGTTGCTCCTTCTCATGGTCCTTCAGCTTGATAGTGATAATAGGAATTATGATAACAATATATTTACATCAATTTTCTTACGTGAACAAATGAAACATTTTGTGATAAACAGTATAGATACTAAAGATCCAGCAAACTAGTTGGAGatgacaaataaaagaaaatgttactTGTTAATCATTTGAAGCTGCTCTAATGAATATCTTAAACAATGCTGATTAAACTATGTAtgctacctgctccgccccaaccgactgacacacacagttagCGTCTTGCTGCTGTAAATAGGCAACCATTAGCGACACGTTCACTTAATCAACTTTATACGGTGATAATGTCAATGTTTGTTTCCAGCTTTTTGCTCTACACCCAGCTTGAAATCAAATAATATTGTTGAATTAGATTCTTTAAATTAAACGCAAAAAGACAAAGTGATGCTGATGCCAATAAATCCTTTATTGCAGTTCACTGCAACGTCCTGCCAACACACACTTAATACCAATATATCCGTGAAAATAAGTGATAGAAGTATACCAGCCTGTCGATAGGCTCTTCTCCATATGACAATAAATCGTTAgcttgtctctgtgtggatAAAATAATAGTAGACGTAATCTTATTCTGTGCAGAAGTTACGAACAATAAAAAGCATCATGAGCTGTGCAGCACGGGGGACGACACAGAGCATGAGCAGAGGAGACAGATCTGGTGACGCAATCATAGCTCTCTGAATATTCAACACAGACATGTAATTATAGCAGCGGCGTGACGTGGGCATAGCGAAGGAGTATAACTGGATAAGCTGGAGGAACCACGCCGGCGGAGAGAGGGTGGCGTTTGTTATCGCTCTTCCTCCTCGAGGCGTCTTAGGAGACCAGCCTTCTCTCCTGGAATGAAAGAAGCTGGATTAACAGTCCTCTGTAATTCTGTCCATCATCGACATCGTAACCATCCCATCGCCATACCGACCACCCTCCTGCGCTCAGTGCATGCCCTCATTGTCACAGGGGTTACAGTGTCAGCACATCCCTCTTTTGTTCTGccctccatcactctctctcatcttctacgccctccccctcctccttgaCTCGTGTCGGAGCTCACCAGAGCTGTGTGGCAGAACGAGTCTCCTCTCACATTAACCCTTCACCTCCATTAACCCTCTGCATGGGGCACAGGAGGGAGAGCGAGAATGAAGATGAGTGATGTCATTTTTCTCACCTAAACCCCTTTTTGTCTCTCCCCATCCACAGGTGAGCGAGGACTGGAAGTACATTGCCATGGTGATCGACCGGCTCTTCCTGTggatctttgtgtttgtgtgcgtgtccgGCACACTGGGCATGTTCATGCAGCCGCTTTTCCAGAATTACACAGTCAAGACCATCACCAGCTCGCCAGGCTGACCACTCCCAGGCCGAGAACACGCTGACCTGACGGCTCCATGGACCAATCAGCACAGCAGGACAAGGGCCAGGACAGGGGAGGCGGGTCTGGGCTTTATTGTGTCTATTGAAGTGGAAGCGAGAGCTGCAACTGAACAGCGATCACGCCCATTACCTTTATAGTAATGTTTTTGCAACGAAGAAACTGTTTTTCTTGgatgaagaaaaaggaaaacagcATCATACTTTTACCTGCAGTTTGTTGTCCAGATGTTTAATGGACTGACCTCCCCTTTCTGCTGGAAAGGTCCCTCCCTGCTCCCCTCTTCAGCCAGTCAGGGAGCGAGGATGCTCTGATTTACTCCTTGTTGCACTTTTACGCCAGCCTATCAACACTCTCCGCTCGACGCTGACTTCTCAATTGACACCTGACATGCCCGCCTTCAACTATGACCTTACTCCTCCTCGGTGTTGACTGATGACAGAGGGAGCTAATCTAAAAGGAAGGGAGGTTCCTATCAAGGttcttatacatttattttatttttcctgaaACCCACTATGTCAGTGAGctaattcagtatattttatcATAGCATAGCGGCTTACCACAGTAAAGCATTATGAATATATTATTAAGATTTCTCTATGTGTTCGCTCATGCAAGGGTCTGTTGCTGATAGAGAGGCTACGGTGTGTTGTATGATTGTATAGATGAAACAAGAATGTGATATAAACCGTACTACACAACCTGTGATGCGCACACTAACACAATATGTGTACAAGTCACAGATTGTGAAGGATAATACATGGAGGAGACTTGAATTATTCGACTTGCATTGGGTTGCATTATTCGAAGAAAGGGATGAAGTAAGATATGCATGAAGGGGGTTATGCTCAGAGTTGTGCATACTAAATAAAGGACAGTAGCAGCCGGCTGTGCCAGAGTGCACAGCTGCAGTGAGATGAGTTTGGCTCCAGAAACACCGGAATCTGAGCCAAGATGGTGGATGAGAACTCCTAAATGATGGACAGTGGAAGATGAATTCCCTCAGATCCAGTATCTACTGAAGAGTAAAGATCAGTATTAGAAAAAGTAAAtgtaaaatctaaatatattgaTGGAGGAAAGGGAATTATATCATGGACATTAagctattatttgtattattctgtAATTTTATATTTCAGTTTGTAATCTTCAGagcatacatgtatgtgtatgcgtatgCGTGCCCCGCAACCAGATGCATTATTACATCCGTCAGATACCGTGTTCAGAAGAACAAGCCATCTGTGTGTCTTCCCCTCCCTTCTGTTAATTTCTGGAAacctctctctggttctctctccTTTATCTGGTCTTCCACTGACAAACACATTTCTGACATTTAGTCCAATTACAATAACGATTACCCACATTCTCTAACGACCTTTTCACTATGACACTTTTCCTTTTAATCAAGGACTGGCTGATTTGTCTTATTTTTATAATCTTCCCAGGTTCCCTGACAACCAGGACGCAAGAGGGCTTTTCAGGCATGCagggagtgtatgtgtgtgtgtgtgtcggggggggttacattttcaaaaaataaGAGAGAAATGACAAGAGGGCCTATGCTGAAGCAGTCGCACCAGGCAACAAGTTAACGAAAGGTTATATAGTACAAATGCTTTTGACTTTATAGTGAGGTTGCATACTGGGGAAAAAAGGATAATCTGACCACAGCAAGCACAATCCAGATAGAGAGGAGGAATAAAGCAGGATAGGAAAAAGACTGTTCATGTTGTTATTCCATAGGAAAGCCACTATAAACTGCTGTCTAATCCTCAGTCACTGTCACTGTTTTTTACGGTTTTGAGGCTGCAGTCTGCAGCTCCGATCCGCTCTGGACTGGGAGCAGTCTGTCTCCATCGTTCTGTCTCTAGAGGATGGGGTTACCCGGGGTGATCCCCAACAAGTGTGAAAAGCCTGTCAGAGACCTGTGAAACATGTAGCCTGCACTGCTCCACACGGACAAAGTGCTGCTGTCcactctttcgctctctctctttgacctTTCCACTCTACTTCCTTTcttttcacttcctctctcatcatgctcccccatctctcccccttctccttcCTGACTCTCAAATCTGCTCCTGTGTACACCTAACCAGTCCAATAAAGGTTGTAGGTTCAGATGACTCGAgggatgtgtctgtgtgccatGTTTTTACTCTCATACTTCCCTCACCCTAACCTTCCccccgacattaaacattaaagtcCTCAATTGTGATAGTTATTCGTGACggtcgttacacacacacacacacacacgtaaccaTCACAACTAAATGTCTGAACCCGACCTAAAATGATCCTTAGATAGATGTTcaagtacacacatacacatacacatgcacacacacacacacacacgtatacacacacaggtaacctaTAGTTGTTACATTCCAGTACTATCCAAACTTCCTATTAATCTTTCACCACAGGAtggaatgaaagaaagaaactgtTTCCTGGCTTTCTAATGTTCAGGCTGGTAACTTCCTTTATTATATACGATAAACACACCCACATACCTTGACACTCCCgcagtgattttatttttttctcgaaAGAAGGACTGTTAAATAATCATGAGTGCAGGGTCCAGCCAAGGTCACTTGAAGTTCTTATTATTCTACTGTAAAACAAGATACAGTTGCGACCTGCTCAAAACCAAGTGTCACACCATAACAGAGATAACTGTTGAAGACTTAACTAAAGCCTCTGGTTATGTATGTGTCATTAATATAACACAGATATCTCTTTGTTAGTGATTCACATCTCCCATCTCCATCCATCTGGTGAAATAAAGGGCTGTACCACTCTGTGCTTAGCAAATTCAAAGTCATGCAATACTCCTCTGTCAGTTTCAATTGAGAGTTATTTGCTGCCACCTGGTGGCCACCATGTTATATTACTCTTCTTCTCTGCAGTAAGAAAGTAGCACCAGACATTGCATTGTTTGAGTAACGGGCACATTTATTATTCCCTTTGCATGAATGTgttataaaatacacaaaaagacaaaaaggaagAGAAATACATCCATATATTCAATAATGATAACAGGTCTTGAAACTGACTTAAACTATTTAGATGTTTACATAGCAATACATACGGCTTGTAATGGAATGATTGGACGTTTACTgcattaggtgtgtgtgtgtgtgtgtgcgtgtgtgtgtgtgtgtgtgtgtgttatctgtgtgtgaatgtgaggtcCATGACATGATGACCTTCTCTTCCGTCTCAACTGTGGAGCGTGTGGGTGTTTAGAGGGCGTGTTCACTACTTCTTCTCTGGCTTATTGTTGCACTCCAAGAAGAAGTCGTTGCAGGCCACAGTAAGAGCCCCGACCAGGATGATGAACTCTGTGAAATCTACCTCCCCGTCATTGTTGGAATCCAGGTCTGCCATCACCTTATCCACTGCCTCCTTATCCTGGGCATTCTGCACGTGTGAGGATAGATTACACAAATGTTATCTCAGTTTTATATGCATGAAACCGTGCATGTGTATCCTGAAGCATCTCCCTACCCCCAGGTAGTTGCCGAGCTCTACGGTCAGCATCTCTTTGAGCTCAGCCCTGCTCAGTGTGTATTTGTCCCCCTCGTTCCCAGAGTACTTATGGAAGGTCTGGATCAAGAGCTGCATGGCGTTCTCCAGGGTGGAGGTGTTCTCTGATTTGGGCATAGACATTCTGGAGAAGGACGAAATgagaggaagggggagaggaggagaaaacaagGGAAGTCCATGTCAGTACTCCTGCCTGCAAGGAGCATGGAGGACAGCCTGCTGCAACTCAACACACGATCTCTCTCTTGCACAcaaatgcattcacacacactctttccttttttattttcgacacactgacagacagaaCAATCCATGCATggagaaacacacaaagaaaatgtaatcaCAGGCTAAATCCCTACAACTGAGATACAACGTTATCTTCTATCAGGTCTATCTATCTAGTGGCAGGATTAGGGAGTTGGACCCCTGCACAGGGGTCACGTTTGTCGAGCTGTTTCCTCATCAGAAGATGTTCCTCTCTGCCAGTTGTCCTGATAAGATTCTGCTTCAGATTAAACAGATCCTCTGTCTGTTGCTTCGCTCCAGCGAGAGGACCTCTGGGAATCAGGATGATGACAGCAGCCGGTCATCTGAGCCAGCTGATAAGAGTGAAACTCTAAGCtggtaaaaccaaaccaagtTGAGGAGATATAACCAGGACATGCTGAGGCCACCTGATCTGCCTTTAACTTTGGCTCCACCGGATGGAAGAAAACACCGGAGACAGGTATAAGTCTTTACCTTTCTTGGACTTACATCACCTCTGAACTGTGAAGGATTTTCCAAACTGTCCCTCACATCAGTGTGACCCGGTTGACACAATGCTCCTCATTCTTATGAGTCAGTGGCAGAAAAAAACATATCGGAAAGACTTTTTTGGATCTTTTCAAGATATATTACGGTTCTATAAGTTATCGTTGCGTAAACAGAGAGCTTCTCCtgtctttgttgttgatttGCCCGAGTATATTCAACAGGCCTTACACACAGCACTGTGCATGAGCAGCACCAGTAAAACATACTTTTAAAAGTCAAGTAGACACAACCTCTGAGAAAAATAGAGACACAGCTTTTAGAGTTCATGTCGGTCCTCGGCATCATTTCTTACCTGAGGACGAGTGATGGCCTGCTggtcagatggagagagagaaggccagAGTgactgatgaagaggatgacAGGGACACCGTCTTAAATACATCCCTCACTCCACCGATCTACCCGCccatccctctccatctctgcttACCCACCAGACACCTGCTGTCCTCTCTGGACACAAGACAGATCCCTCCGCCCCCCTTCTTCAGAGACAACATATCAACAGTGAAGACATTATTGGCACTGTAACCACAGCTTCAGGTCAATTAAAGTAGCCGCAATATAACCACAAGATGCAAATGCCGATAGTTTAAAAGTGGGCTTATACTCTCAGAAGTTGGTCTTCATGGAAGTGCACATAGTTTCTTAAGAGATGAAAGTTCTGCAACAATCATACTTTTTTCAACTAAATGCCTTAGCATCAGCATTTCCTAAGCACAAAGAGTGTCCTGTTTCCCCATTTTGTACTTCTTAACCAAACAAGGAACAGGTTTATAGGGAGTGCTCCGGTAAATACAGTACCAAGAACAAGATGAATCACTTGGTTATTCGTTAAATGAGTTTGGTTTTAAGCCGCGAGGAGTGTTGGGGTATGCGTCTCGGTAGAATGTGGGGGGTCGggtgggggtcgggggggggcaTTCCTGAGACAGTATCCAAAGGATTCGTGTAAGACCGATGAATGGAGCCGTCACACCTGGCAGCCTTGCAGAGAAATCCCCAGACAAAGACTCTGCACAGCACAGGCAAACATGCCAATGCAACACACATGAGCACATTCACACCTCGAGCTCCAAGACACACCACACGCAGTATAATGGAGAGAGAGCCAAAGTGCATGAAAAGTCAAAGAAGAGGGAAAATAAGTGACATAAACCCATATTATCATGTTGACTTGAATGAATGCTCTGGAAGATCATAACTACATCCACATTAATGCGCAAGTACTGAAGATGTCGTCCTGTTTGATCTGCCGTCCTTGTAAATGCATCTTCTTGCTTGTGggttgttgcatgtgtgtgtatgtatgtgtgtatgtggaggtgtgtgtgcgtgtgtgtgcttgtatgcaccacgtgtgtatgtatagtgttGCAGAGTGCAGGATGGTGCACAATAGGAAGCGTATACTGTATTTCAGGATCTGGTTGCTAT includes these proteins:
- the chrnb2 gene encoding neuronal acetylcholine receptor subunit beta-2, yielding MVSLAQLISVHEREQVMTTNVWLTQEWQDYRLTWVPEEFDGMLKVRLPSKHIWLPDVVLYNNADGVYEVSFYSNAVVSHDGSIFWLPPAIYKSACKIEVKHFPFDQQNCTLRFRSWTYDRTEIDLVLRADVASMDDFTPSGEWDIIALPGRRNENPADPTYVDITYDFIIRRKPLFYTINLIIPCVLITSLAILVFYLPSDCGEKMTLCISVLLALTVFLLLISKIVPPTSLDVPLVGKYLMFTMVLVTFSIVTSVCVLNVHHRSPTTHTMPPWVKLVFLNKLPALLCMRQPRNSCERQRLRQRRRAQERKEGGRVFSKEDNDPCTCYVNRASVKQFGGDLPAAGGPALTQALLAQACPGFDEAVEGVRFIANHMKSEDDDQSVSEDWKYIAMVIDRLFLWIFVFVCVSGTLGMFMQPLFQNYTVKTITSSPG
- the s100t gene encoding S100 calcium binding protein T; this encodes MSMPKSENTSTLENAMQLLIQTFHKYSGNEGDKYTLSRAELKEMLTVELGNYLGNAQDKEAVDKVMADLDSNNDGEVDFTEFIILVGALTVACNDFFLECNNKPEKK